The sequence GAGGTGAACAACGAGACGTTTATGGATATTTGCATTCACAGATAATTCCAACGTATGATTTGGAactttctatttcaaaaaatgacaaacttgaattttttcagtaaaccAAAATTGTCGAGAACGAATGCAGATTTGAAAGAATATGACGTTTTCGTGATTCTTCTTGATTCACTGTCGTATTCTCAAGCTGCAAGGTATAATTTCTTCCCAATTACAATGTTCATCACGTTTACAGATCTCTTCCACGGACtgtgtcattttttaaaagttatatgAAAGGTATAATTTTTCCTTATATGAACAAAGTTGGCGATAACAGCAGACCTAACGGAGTTGCTCTTTGGTTTGGTAAGCTCATGCTGAATCTTGAGAATCACGTTCTATTCTTGAGGAAAACTATTGGAAAAAGTTGACAgattcatttttgataaacCAAGCCTAGAAGCTGATTGGACTGACGACTACTTTTGTAATGTTTTCAAAGATAATGAGACTTCACTGTTTGATGAATTCAAAACTCATGGTTACAAGGtaatttcaataattgtttttaattttgagtataaaatCTATTACAGACGTTAATGGCAGAAGACTGGGCGCTAGGAACTTTAATTTGGCCTAATTGCCTAGGATACCGTAACCAGTCAATTGATCATTACATGAGGttcgtttgttttttttttgtctatcAATAAGCTTTTTGATATAAAGCATTtcatataataataataattttgaaatggtgAAAAAGATTACTCATTTAGGCCGTTCCAGTTAGCTCATGAAAAATACGGAACACCAGTCACTAGAGAGCATCTGAATGGAAGTTTATGCAGGGAAGATCATAATACTCTTCTGGACTACCTTGCCCAATTTTTAGATGCCTACTCAGGTAGTAATGACAGTATTCAGCTTAAGAGAGAAAAATCTCCAAATAGTCCTGATCAGAGAAAATTTGCTTTTCTTTGGACCACAAGGCTTGGCCATGCTACTGAAAATGGATTTGATGCTACTGAAAATGGATCAGATAATGATTTCCTGAATTTCTTCATCAAGCATCGGAAAAAGGTTTGTAAAATACACACCATCCCATTTTTAACGTTGCTGATCTCTCTTTGACCTGTCGTttactcaaaataataaaacagcATATCATGCGTCCAAACAGGCGCCTTTTTCgcctttttcggaaaattacgGAGGCAAAAAAATCGGGACCCCTACCAATATCAGCCTCAGACATCAACCGAGTTCCGCGGCCCACTATATTTTCTTTGAAGCGGAAGGGACAGCTCGTCACGCCCACTGCAAGTTAAATACAGTGGCGTGCAGAATCCATAaaatgtcggcggcctgatattggttggggtcccgatttttgcgttttttctctgattttttgaaaataggtgGTCCCGTTTGGGCGTACACGCAAcacagtttatatattttgagtGTACATCTCAGGTTCAAATCAAAAGGCACGGTGACCACatgagttgttttttttttgattttgttaaaatgactgcgtaaattatttttcactcTCAAAACGTCGAAAATGGATCAATCACATAATAAACATTGCAGTTAGAAGATTCCTTTGTGTTACTCCTTGGGGATCATGGATTCAGACTCGGTGGAGTGAGAAATACAGCAGTCGGAGCCATCGATGTCAATAACCCATTGACAGCGATTTCTGTACCAAACTCATTACGAACCAACACTgatattttgaagattttgaatatgaattctgaaaaacttcaaacccATTTTGATACAAGGGCAACTATATTAGACATTTTGAAGGCGAGTTTTGGcttaagaaaaaacaaattaaagaaaatacaaataagGATTTTCAGTTCCAACCCGCTGAAAAGTTTTCTGCCATAACTCCATTACAAATTCCTGGTGAGAAAGGACAATCGCATCTTAGAAACCAACCACCTTTCAACCGCAATTGTCAAACTATGCCTATACCTTTCGAATATTGCATTTGTCAATTCAATAAAACTTCAGTACCTATGTGAGTGAAATTTCGCAAACTTGTTTTGTATTACTATCTCAGAAATTCTACCATTTCCATGGAAATCGGTGAAAAAGTAGCTGAGAATGTAAATAAACTTCTACAAATTAACAATTTCACCTCTGAATGTATCTCTATGGTGTTTGAAAGGGTAAGATTTACTCCTATGAAACAACTAGGAAAACAAAACGTTACAGACGGAATCTCTGCTGCAATACAACCAGAAACTGGGAAATTCTACCATATACACAGTCATCGCTCAGATGAAAAAACCAAGTGAAGCTAAATTTAAAGTATTTCATTAATTCGAGTAATTTCGTTATCATTCATTTTCCAGGCAACTGTGAAAATCACTGAAGGAAATATCAAGATTGTGAGCAAAGTCGAACGTGTCGATTCCTATGGAAAAACTGCTGATTGCATAGAATCGGAAACACATCGGCCAATCTGTTACTGTAAAGAACAACCTAAACAATGTTCTTGGACTAGATTGAATTTTGAGTTATTTGTTAATTAATAGTTCTGAAAGCAATaatttctcttaaaaaaattagttgaaataaACCTgaggggaaaatttgaagaaaggTTGTATTAAAAGTGTATTTAAAATCACTTGTAAAAGGCTTGAATAAAGTTTCTAAAGT comes from Caenorhabditis elegans chromosome X and encodes:
- the R03G8.1 gene encoding alkaline phosphatase family protein (Predicted), whose translation is MIDPYPLVKRFYELPWILYILVCIAFTYSVSIVIHTDYAAPVTEDILVGNSWDTCELPRYDVWDEELFGYLNPNENPLKKCDTSFKPLTKLENSKWGVTFAHNLTCRARCHTRKRDKENLVGNWTYTPGKINCEILETVCAEKGGEQRDVYGYLHSQIIPTKPKLSRTNADLKEYDVFVILLDSLSYSQAARSLPRTVSFFKSYMKGIIFPYMNKVGDNSRPNGVALWFGKLLEKVDRFIFDKPSLEADWTDDYFCNVFKDNETSLFDEFKTHGYKTLMAEDWALGTLIWPNCLGYRNQSIDHYMRPFQLAHEKYGTPVTREHLNGSLCREDHNTLLDYLAQFLDAYSGSNDSIQLKREKSPNSPDQRKFAFLWTTRLGHATENGFDATENGSDNDFLNFFIKHRKKLEDSFVLLLGDHGFRLGGVRNTAVGAIDVNNPLTAISVPNSLRTNTDILKILNMNSEKLQTHFDTRATILDILKFQPAEKFSAITPLQIPGEKGQSHLRNQPPFNRNCQTMPIPFEYCICQFNKTSVPINSTISMEIGEKVAENVNKLLQINNFTSECISMVFERTESLLQYNQKLGNSTIYTVIAQMKKPSEAKFKATVKITEGNIKIVSKVERVDSYGKTADCIESETHRPICYCKEQPKQCSWTRLNFELFVN